In one Vulgatibacter incomptus genomic region, the following are encoded:
- a CDS encoding choice-of-anchor D domain-containing protein translates to MRHLLYGLLLVPLMLVGCAKEPLGSARGVVVSDPKTEVDFGQVFVGTEASKLVTLSNTGRSQVQVRASDFPSGYDMRPSELSLAPGGKAEVKIAFFPLREERFDGQLKISLSNAKNELVTLDLKGEGVKRVVEVVEVLDFGTIKLGDTKTLPLDLTNLIEKSLNLDLSITGGSDRTAFRVDDGAVELPGGATRAIDVSFTPANRGPHAASLLLRPCASCQDVRVQLVGTGGITELRASPPTVTMGTVTPGESKSSWFAIQNIGDFPATVTSMTLVVDPVRDPANEGEAPEEFKLAATGEFEVGVSATVEVEVSFKAAPQAEPRKFAKIQVMGPDGLYFEVPVDGKSGGIEVEADPGTVDFGRQPKNFAAKKTFMIRNIGESVALDLYPPSEEANYTVAAVDGTSAPWRLDSHNANSMAFEVTFKGSEIQEYPAEMDFPIYVSGAMSAEQPFVTVHLMANVVELPACDLDISPSSLRFGAVTVNRGVQLPIEITNQGTTECLVWNFDLDTDNRAFAAPGLPNGSQVLAPGEKITVGIRYQPTRITGVIDRTNLYFNHSNVETPRAVVQISGLATSFCLSADPNPVAFGPVPAVPQSLQVFKPFVVRNCGTDAVRISRVSMASGYSQRFTARSDETLPVTIASNGTKSFLASYKPLDLVRDVGKVEVWMQGVDEPFLVETQGQGTDDACGVLCDWPTAICPAAGQSVTVNTQIVLSGGAYSPGGHPTTCSWTVASAPVGSSARPVGGGCTPTFTPDLVGNYVFELMVTDQLGNRGACQHSLTATPWGGLWVETFWDAAGDIDLHVLNEDLGDRHQDASWFRNPSDCYFGNCYSGNRPNPLWDNDINMTASLDRDDIPGTGPENTRINSPSLTHPYAVGIHNWGNSRNPVNVTTNIYCGGALAYNTTTVFTATRQFEVAVSIQYNGSTCIVTRDGMRWVH, encoded by the coding sequence ATGCGACATTTGTTGTACGGGCTGCTGCTGGTCCCGCTGATGCTCGTGGGATGTGCCAAGGAGCCGCTAGGGAGCGCCCGCGGCGTCGTCGTGTCTGACCCTAAAACGGAAGTCGACTTCGGCCAGGTCTTCGTGGGGACCGAGGCCTCGAAGCTCGTGACCCTCTCCAACACGGGCCGGTCCCAGGTGCAGGTGAGGGCGTCCGACTTCCCTAGCGGCTACGACATGCGGCCGTCCGAGCTCTCGCTGGCGCCCGGCGGGAAGGCCGAGGTGAAGATCGCCTTCTTCCCGCTTCGCGAGGAGCGCTTCGACGGCCAGCTGAAGATCTCGCTGTCCAACGCCAAGAACGAGCTCGTCACCCTCGACCTCAAGGGCGAGGGCGTGAAGCGCGTGGTGGAGGTGGTCGAGGTCCTGGACTTCGGGACCATCAAGCTCGGCGACACCAAGACCCTCCCCCTCGACCTCACGAACCTGATCGAGAAGAGCCTGAACCTGGACCTCTCGATCACGGGCGGCAGCGATCGCACGGCCTTCCGGGTCGACGACGGGGCCGTCGAGCTTCCGGGGGGGGCGACCCGCGCGATCGACGTCTCGTTCACGCCGGCCAACCGCGGACCCCACGCGGCCTCCCTCCTGCTGCGTCCTTGCGCCAGCTGCCAGGACGTCCGCGTCCAGCTCGTGGGCACCGGCGGTATCACGGAGCTCCGCGCCTCTCCGCCGACGGTGACCATGGGCACGGTCACCCCCGGCGAGTCGAAGAGCAGCTGGTTCGCCATCCAGAACATCGGTGACTTCCCGGCGACCGTCACCTCCATGACCCTCGTCGTCGATCCGGTTCGGGATCCCGCCAACGAAGGGGAGGCTCCGGAGGAGTTCAAGCTCGCGGCGACCGGCGAGTTCGAGGTGGGGGTGAGCGCGACCGTCGAGGTGGAGGTCTCCTTCAAGGCCGCGCCCCAGGCCGAGCCCCGGAAGTTCGCCAAGATCCAGGTGATGGGCCCCGATGGGCTCTACTTCGAGGTCCCGGTCGACGGGAAGAGCGGCGGCATCGAGGTGGAGGCCGATCCGGGGACGGTGGACTTCGGCAGGCAGCCGAAGAACTTCGCCGCGAAGAAGACCTTCATGATCCGAAACATCGGCGAGAGCGTCGCGCTCGATCTCTATCCGCCCAGCGAGGAGGCCAACTACACCGTGGCGGCCGTCGATGGCACGTCGGCTCCCTGGCGCCTGGATTCGCACAATGCGAACTCGATGGCCTTCGAGGTCACCTTCAAGGGCAGCGAGATCCAGGAGTATCCCGCCGAGATGGACTTCCCGATCTACGTGAGCGGCGCGATGTCGGCGGAGCAGCCGTTCGTCACGGTCCACCTGATGGCGAACGTGGTCGAGCTCCCGGCCTGCGACCTGGACATCTCCCCGTCGTCGCTGCGCTTTGGCGCGGTGACGGTGAACCGCGGTGTCCAGCTCCCCATCGAGATCACGAACCAGGGCACGACGGAGTGCCTGGTGTGGAACTTCGACCTCGACACCGACAATCGGGCCTTCGCGGCTCCGGGCCTGCCCAACGGCTCCCAGGTCCTGGCGCCGGGTGAAAAGATCACCGTGGGGATCCGCTACCAGCCGACCCGGATCACCGGCGTCATCGATCGTACCAACCTCTACTTCAACCACTCCAATGTCGAGACGCCTCGGGCCGTGGTGCAGATCAGCGGTCTCGCGACGTCTTTCTGCCTCTCGGCGGATCCGAACCCGGTCGCCTTCGGCCCGGTTCCTGCGGTTCCGCAGTCGCTGCAGGTGTTCAAGCCCTTCGTCGTCCGGAACTGTGGAACGGACGCCGTCCGGATCTCCCGGGTTTCGATGGCCTCCGGCTACTCGCAGCGCTTCACGGCCCGATCCGACGAGACCCTCCCGGTCACGATCGCTTCGAATGGCACGAAGAGCTTCCTGGCGTCGTACAAGCCCCTGGACCTGGTTCGGGACGTGGGTAAGGTCGAGGTCTGGATGCAGGGCGTCGACGAGCCGTTCCTCGTCGAGACCCAGGGCCAGGGCACGGACGATGCTTGCGGCGTCCTCTGCGATTGGCCGACGGCGATCTGCCCGGCGGCGGGTCAGTCGGTGACGGTGAACACCCAGATCGTGCTCAGCGGCGGCGCCTACAGCCCCGGCGGCCACCCGACCACCTGTTCGTGGACGGTGGCGAGCGCGCCGGTGGGCTCGAGCGCCCGGCCGGTCGGAGGGGGGTGCACCCCGACCTTCACCCCGGATCTCGTGGGCAACTACGTGTTCGAGCTGATGGTTACGGACCAGCTCGGCAACCGTGGCGCCTGCCAGCACAGCCTGACGGCGACCCCCTGGGGCGGCCTCTGGGTGGAGACCTTCTGGGACGCGGCGGGTGACATCGATCTCCACGTGCTGAACGAGGATCTCGGCGACCGCCATCAGGACGCCAGCTGGTTCAGGAATCCTTCGGACTGCTACTTCGGGAACTGCTACAGCGGCAACCGCCCGAATCCGCTGTGGGATAACGACATCAACATGACGGCGAGCCTCGACCGCGACGACATCCCCGGCACCGGCCCGGAGAACACCCGGATCAACAGCCCGAGCCTGACCCACCCCTACGCGGTCGGCATCCACAACTGGGGCAACTCCCGAAACCCGGTCAACGTGACGACGAACATCTACTGCGGTGGCGCCCTGGCGTACAACACGACCACGGTGTTCACCGCGACTCGACAGTTCGAGGTGGCGGTGAGCATCCAGTACAACGGCTCCACCTGCATCGTCACACGGGACGGCATGCGCTGGGTCCACTAG
- the rplQ gene encoding 50S ribosomal protein L17 has protein sequence MRHGVAGRKFSRTSAHREAMMDNMVISLLRHERIRTTVPKAKEARKLADRVITLGKKGSLHARRLASKTVHDKDVLSKLFSTLAERYGARPGGYTRIVRIGRRLGDSAEMAYLELVDRPETAAAAPAEAE, from the coding sequence GCAAGTTCTCGCGGACCTCGGCTCATCGGGAAGCGATGATGGACAACATGGTCATCTCGCTCCTGCGGCACGAGAGGATCCGCACCACGGTGCCCAAGGCGAAGGAAGCCCGCAAGCTTGCCGACCGGGTGATCACCCTCGGGAAGAAGGGCTCGCTCCACGCCAGGCGGCTCGCGAGCAAGACGGTGCACGACAAGGACGTGCTCTCGAAGCTCTTCAGCACCCTCGCGGAGCGCTACGGCGCTCGCCCGGGCGGGTACACGCGGATCGTCCGCATCGGTCGCCGGCTGGGCGACTCCGCGGAGATGGCGTACCTCGAGCTGGTCGATCGGCCGGAGACGGCTGCGGCGGCGCCGGCGGAAGCCGAATAG